A single Seriola aureovittata isolate HTS-2021-v1 ecotype China chromosome 19, ASM2101889v1, whole genome shotgun sequence DNA region contains:
- the epb41l2 gene encoding band 4.1-like protein 2 isoform X8, which translates to MTTEAGSETEVKEKAEESAAQPDQSEKVTEETQEVANAEGEEKEKEKEKEKEGKDGKGISRYLPTWLKKQKSQSQTSPTKEFPPTEEAVSPVAQEEEGPAPEVNGHAEEVEEKEAVKSEQVQEKEAESHSNASADTEPAKEEKVEESAEKSPEETKETTEGEGAEEDKKEQEDEVQGEGEGGTEEGQTSIFQSPLRLVRKTKMKLVVCHVTLLDGTDFTCEVEKRAKGQYLFFKVCEHLNLMEKDYFGLIYKDSHEQKCWLDPTKEIKRQIRSNNWQFAFNVKFYPPDPSLLTEDITRYLLCLQLREDVASGRLPCSFVTHALLGSYTLQAELGDCEPDQPRPLDYISQLTFAPNQNKEMEEKILELHKSHRGMTPAQADAQFLENAKKLSMYGVDLHHAKDSEGVDIMLGVCANGLLVYKDRLRINRFAWPKILKISYKRNNFYIKIRPGETEQFESTVGFKLQNHRSAKRLWKVCVENHSFFRLNAPEPPTKARFLTLGSKFRYSGRTQAQTRLASSLIDRPAPNFERTSSKRISRSLDGAPVISITEAGRDTAENGREHRLELHSDSKVKEVDLSPGDVEATSTQSLGASEVSLSQDHDKTQDEVLKHQASISQLKRSFMEAPPPSPPQPNLWEKRLTSSPATTIRVQQQQVTTEVEIEETVVVQEVSKTTKPGLVTVTTSSPAGPPAEQETREPEVKVEEEVVIAEEAKAAKQESISSESESEEEAEYHPNVPVSISHTQILEEKEEDEEQEKKEEDKTGEQSISVPDTSLPSVITYPAEEITQEVEESRKEDTVPEKKNNAEEEKECERETEESTDDPMVTPDEAPNGLPLPEEAVQGLVTHAEEEEEPRMNGEASLVEAEHRPQVICCSEPPVVKTEMVTISDTFAAQKTEIATKEVPIVHTETKTITYEAAQLDGNGDGEPGVLMTAQTITSESLCTTTTTHITKTLKGGLSETRIEKRIVITGDCDIDHDQALAQAIKEAKEQHPDMSVTRVVVHKETELAEEED; encoded by the exons atgacaacagaagcAGGCTCTGAAACAGAGGTGAAGGAGAAAGCAGAAGAGTCAGCTGCTCAGCCGGACCAATCAGAGAAGGTAACAGAAGAAACCCAGGAAGTAGCGAacgcagagggagaggagaaggagaaagaaaaggagaaggagaaagaggggaaagacGGAAAAGGAATATCTCGATACCTGCCAACATGGCTTAAGAAGCAGAAATCTCAAAGCCAG ACCTCTCCAACCAAGGAGTTCCCACCCACAGAGGAAGCCGTTAGCCCGGTGgcacaggaagaggagggcCCTGCCCCAGAAGTGAACGGTCACGCAGAGGaagtggaagagaaggaggcagTCAAGTCAGAGCAAGTGCAGGAAAAAGAGGCAGAATCTCATTCCAACGCCAGCGCAGACACTGAG CCTGCCAAGGAAGAGAAGGTGGAAGAGAGTGCTGAGAAAAGTCCCGAAGAGACCAAGGAGAcaacagagggagaaggagcagaggaggataAGAAGGAGCAGGAAGACGAGGTGCAAGGTGAAGGGGAGGGAGGAACAGAAGAAGGCCAGACTTCCATTTTCCAGTCTCCTCTTCGCCTTGTGAGGAAGACCAAGATGAAACTGGTGGTGTGTCATGTGACCCTACTGGACGGGACCGACTTCACCTGTGAGGTGGAG AAACGAGCAAAGGGCCAGTACCTGTTCTTTAAGGTGTGTGAGCACCTTAATCTAATGGAAAAGGACTACTTTGGACTGATATACAAGGACAGCCATGAACAGAAG TGTTGGCTGGATCCCACTAAGGAAATCAAGAGACAGATCCGCa GTAACAACTGGCAGTTTGCATTCAATGTCAAGTTCTACCCTCCTGACCCCTCACTGCTCACTGAAGATATTACCAG GTACCTGTTGTGCCTGCAGCTCCGTGAAGATGTGGCTTCTGGACGACTGCCTTGCTCATTTGTAACTCACGCTCTGCTGGGGTCATACACATTGCAG GCAGAGCTCGGTGACTGTGAACCCGACCAGCCTCGGCCGCTGGACTACATTAGCCAGCTGACCTTTGCTCCCAATCAGaacaaagagatggaggagaagattCTTGAACTCCACAAGTCCCACAG GGGAATGACACCAGCACAGGCTGATGCCCAGTTTCTAGAAAATGCCAAGAAACTGTCCATGTATGGAGTGGACCTGCACCATGCTAAG GATTCTGAGGGTGTGGACATCATGCTAGGTGTGTGTGCCAACGGACTCCTGGTTTACAAAGACAGACTTCGGATAAATCGTTTTGCTTGGCCCAAAATACTCAAGATTTCATACAAGAGGAACAACTTCTACATTAAGATCAGACCAGGAGAG ACGGAGCAGTTTGAGAGCACAGTGGGATTCAAACTCCAGAATCATCGATCTGCCAAAAGGCTGTGGAAAGTCTGCGTGGAGAATCACAGTTTCTTCAG GTTAAATGCTCCAGAACCTCCAACCAAGGCTCGCTTCTTGACTCTGGGTTCTAAGTTCCGCTACAGCGGACGAACACAGGCCCAGACCCGCCTGGCCAGCTCCCTTATAGACCGACCTGCACCCAACTTTGAACGCACCTCCTCAAAACGCATCAGCCGCAGTCTGGATGGAG CACCAGTGATCAGCATTACTGAGGCCGGCAGGGACACAGCTGAGAACGGACGTGAGCACCGCCTGGAGCTCCACTCTGACTCTaag GTTAAGGAGGTGGACTTAAGCCCTGGTGATGTTGAAGCTACATCTACCCAG TCACTTGGAGCCAGTGAGGTTTCCCTCTCTCAG GACCATGATAAGACTCAAGACGAGGTTCTGAAACACCAAGCTAGCATTAGCCAGCTAAAACGCTCCTTTATGGAGGCgccacctccctctcctcctcagcccaACCTGTGGGAGAAACGTCTCACCTCCTCTCCCGCTACAACGATACGTGTTCAACAGCAACAAGTG ACAACTGAAGTTGAAATCGAAGAAACCGTTGTCGTCCAAGAGGTTTCCAAAACAACCAAACCTGGACTTGTCACAGTTACAACCAGCTCTCCTGCAGGCCCACCTGCAGAGCAGGAAACAAGAGAGCCGGAAGTGAAGGTTGAAGAGGAAGTAGTGATAGCAGAGGAAGCAAAAGCAGCAAAGCAGGAGAGCATTTCATCCGAGAGCGAGAGCGAGGAAGAAGCAGAGTACCACCCAAATGTCCCTGTATCCATCTCGCATACGCAAATCctagaggagaaggaagaggatgaagagcaggagaagaaagaggaggataaGACGGGGGAGCAGAGCATTTCAGTTCCAGACACTTCCCTTCCATCTGTAATCACTTATCCCGCAGAAGAAATCACTCAAGAGGTAGAGGAGTCCAGAAAAGAGGACACAgtgccagagaagaagaacaatgcagaggaggagaaagaatgtgagagggagacagaggaaagcACCGACGATCCAATGGTCACACCTGATGAAGCTCCCAATGGTCTCCCCCTGCCTGAGGAGGCTGTGCAGGGGTTGGTCACCCacgcagaggaagaggaggagcccAGAATGAACGGAGAAGCCTCTCTGGTTGAAGCAGAGCACCGGCCACAGGTTATTTGTTGCTCTGAG cCACCTGTGGTAAAGACAGAAATGGTGACTATATCAGACACGTTTGCAGCCCAGAAAACTGAGATAGCAACAAAAGAAGTGCCCATCGTACATACGGAAACCAAGACCATCACTTACGAAGCCGCACAG TTGGATGGTAATGGTGATGGCGAGCCTGGAGTGTTGATGACTGCTCAGACAATCACCTCTGAATCTCTGTGTACTACTACAACCACACACATTACCAag ACGTTAAAGGGCGGCCTATCAGAGACGAGGATTGAGAAACGCATCGTCATTACTGGCGACTGCGACATCGACCACGACCAG GCACTGGCCCAGGCCATTAAGGAGGCCAAAGAGCAACATCCTGACATGTCTGTTACCAGAGTGGTGGTTCATAAAGAAACTGAactggctgaggaggaggattgA
- the epb41l2 gene encoding band 4.1-like protein 2 isoform X3, translated as MTTEAGSETEVKEKAEESAAQPDQSEKVTEETQEVANAEGEEKEKEKEKEKEGKDGKGISRYLPTWLKKQKSQSQTSPTKEFPPTEEAVSPVAQEEEGPAPEVNGHAEEVEEKEAVKSEQVQEKEAESHSNASADTEPAKEEKVEESAEKSPEETKETTEGEGAEEDKKEQEDEVQGEGEGGTEEGQTSIFQSPLRLVRKTKMKLVVCHVTLLDGTDFTCEVEKRAKGQYLFFKVCEHLNLMEKDYFGLIYKDSHEQKCWLDPTKEIKRQIRSNNWQFAFNVKFYPPDPSLLTEDITRYLLCLQLREDVASGRLPCSFVTHALLGSYTLQAELGDCEPDQPRPLDYISQLTFAPNQNKEMEEKILELHKSHRGMTPAQADAQFLENAKKLSMYGVDLHHAKDSEGVDIMLGVCANGLLVYKDRLRINRFAWPKILKISYKRNNFYIKIRPGETEQFESTVGFKLQNHRSAKRLWKVCVENHSFFRLNAPEPPTKARFLTLGSKFRYSGRTQAQTRLASSLIDRPAPNFERTSSKRISRSLDGAPVISITEAGRDTAENGREHRLELHSDSKSLGASEVSLSQDHDKTQDEVLKHQASISQLKRSFMEAPPPSPPQPNLWEKRLTSSPATTIRVQQQQVSLEEEIASVLFSRHSCTGFDSAAEAACSVPELTLDAVITTCSSTTSTTAPQGLLISPTTTLSATEVNVPQMEAAADDSTISDTKEPAKTTEVEIEETVVVQEVSKTTKPGLVTVTTSSPAGPPAEQETREPEVKVEEEVVIAEEAKAAKQESISSESESEEEAEYHPNVPVSISHTQILEEKEEDEEQEKKEEDKTGEQSISVPDTSLPSVITYPAEEITQEVEESRKEDTVPEKKNNAEEEKECERETEESTDDPMVTPDEAPNGLPLPEEAVQGLVTHAEEEEEPRMNGEASLVEAEHRPQVICCSEPPVVKTEMVTISDTFAAQKTEIATKEVPIVHTETKTITYEAAQLDGNGDGEPGVLMTAQTITSESLCTTTTTHITKTLKGGLSETRIEKRIVITGDCDIDHDQALAQAIKEAKEQHPDMSVTRVVVHKETELAEEED; from the exons atgacaacagaagcAGGCTCTGAAACAGAGGTGAAGGAGAAAGCAGAAGAGTCAGCTGCTCAGCCGGACCAATCAGAGAAGGTAACAGAAGAAACCCAGGAAGTAGCGAacgcagagggagaggagaaggagaaagaaaaggagaaggagaaagaggggaaagacGGAAAAGGAATATCTCGATACCTGCCAACATGGCTTAAGAAGCAGAAATCTCAAAGCCAG ACCTCTCCAACCAAGGAGTTCCCACCCACAGAGGAAGCCGTTAGCCCGGTGgcacaggaagaggagggcCCTGCCCCAGAAGTGAACGGTCACGCAGAGGaagtggaagagaaggaggcagTCAAGTCAGAGCAAGTGCAGGAAAAAGAGGCAGAATCTCATTCCAACGCCAGCGCAGACACTGAG CCTGCCAAGGAAGAGAAGGTGGAAGAGAGTGCTGAGAAAAGTCCCGAAGAGACCAAGGAGAcaacagagggagaaggagcagaggaggataAGAAGGAGCAGGAAGACGAGGTGCAAGGTGAAGGGGAGGGAGGAACAGAAGAAGGCCAGACTTCCATTTTCCAGTCTCCTCTTCGCCTTGTGAGGAAGACCAAGATGAAACTGGTGGTGTGTCATGTGACCCTACTGGACGGGACCGACTTCACCTGTGAGGTGGAG AAACGAGCAAAGGGCCAGTACCTGTTCTTTAAGGTGTGTGAGCACCTTAATCTAATGGAAAAGGACTACTTTGGACTGATATACAAGGACAGCCATGAACAGAAG TGTTGGCTGGATCCCACTAAGGAAATCAAGAGACAGATCCGCa GTAACAACTGGCAGTTTGCATTCAATGTCAAGTTCTACCCTCCTGACCCCTCACTGCTCACTGAAGATATTACCAG GTACCTGTTGTGCCTGCAGCTCCGTGAAGATGTGGCTTCTGGACGACTGCCTTGCTCATTTGTAACTCACGCTCTGCTGGGGTCATACACATTGCAG GCAGAGCTCGGTGACTGTGAACCCGACCAGCCTCGGCCGCTGGACTACATTAGCCAGCTGACCTTTGCTCCCAATCAGaacaaagagatggaggagaagattCTTGAACTCCACAAGTCCCACAG GGGAATGACACCAGCACAGGCTGATGCCCAGTTTCTAGAAAATGCCAAGAAACTGTCCATGTATGGAGTGGACCTGCACCATGCTAAG GATTCTGAGGGTGTGGACATCATGCTAGGTGTGTGTGCCAACGGACTCCTGGTTTACAAAGACAGACTTCGGATAAATCGTTTTGCTTGGCCCAAAATACTCAAGATTTCATACAAGAGGAACAACTTCTACATTAAGATCAGACCAGGAGAG ACGGAGCAGTTTGAGAGCACAGTGGGATTCAAACTCCAGAATCATCGATCTGCCAAAAGGCTGTGGAAAGTCTGCGTGGAGAATCACAGTTTCTTCAG GTTAAATGCTCCAGAACCTCCAACCAAGGCTCGCTTCTTGACTCTGGGTTCTAAGTTCCGCTACAGCGGACGAACACAGGCCCAGACCCGCCTGGCCAGCTCCCTTATAGACCGACCTGCACCCAACTTTGAACGCACCTCCTCAAAACGCATCAGCCGCAGTCTGGATGGAG CACCAGTGATCAGCATTACTGAGGCCGGCAGGGACACAGCTGAGAACGGACGTGAGCACCGCCTGGAGCTCCACTCTGACTCTaag TCACTTGGAGCCAGTGAGGTTTCCCTCTCTCAG GACCATGATAAGACTCAAGACGAGGTTCTGAAACACCAAGCTAGCATTAGCCAGCTAAAACGCTCCTTTATGGAGGCgccacctccctctcctcctcagcccaACCTGTGGGAGAAACGTCTCACCTCCTCTCCCGCTACAACGATACGTGTTCAACAGCAACAAGTG AGCCTTGAAGAGGAGATAGCGTCTGTACTTTTCAGTAGACACTCTTGCACTGGCTTTGACTCAGCTGCTGAGGCTGCCTGCAGTGTTCCCGAACTGACACTAGATGCTGTTATAACCACATGTTCATCTACTACCTCCACTACAGCGCCGCAAGGGCTTCTTATCTCCCCAACTACTACGCTCTCTGCTACTGAG GTGAATGTGCCCCAAATGGAAGCAGCTGCAGATGATAGTACGATCTCTGATACCAAAGAACCTGCTAAG ACAACTGAAGTTGAAATCGAAGAAACCGTTGTCGTCCAAGAGGTTTCCAAAACAACCAAACCTGGACTTGTCACAGTTACAACCAGCTCTCCTGCAGGCCCACCTGCAGAGCAGGAAACAAGAGAGCCGGAAGTGAAGGTTGAAGAGGAAGTAGTGATAGCAGAGGAAGCAAAAGCAGCAAAGCAGGAGAGCATTTCATCCGAGAGCGAGAGCGAGGAAGAAGCAGAGTACCACCCAAATGTCCCTGTATCCATCTCGCATACGCAAATCctagaggagaaggaagaggatgaagagcaggagaagaaagaggaggataaGACGGGGGAGCAGAGCATTTCAGTTCCAGACACTTCCCTTCCATCTGTAATCACTTATCCCGCAGAAGAAATCACTCAAGAGGTAGAGGAGTCCAGAAAAGAGGACACAgtgccagagaagaagaacaatgcagaggaggagaaagaatgtgagagggagacagaggaaagcACCGACGATCCAATGGTCACACCTGATGAAGCTCCCAATGGTCTCCCCCTGCCTGAGGAGGCTGTGCAGGGGTTGGTCACCCacgcagaggaagaggaggagcccAGAATGAACGGAGAAGCCTCTCTGGTTGAAGCAGAGCACCGGCCACAGGTTATTTGTTGCTCTGAG cCACCTGTGGTAAAGACAGAAATGGTGACTATATCAGACACGTTTGCAGCCCAGAAAACTGAGATAGCAACAAAAGAAGTGCCCATCGTACATACGGAAACCAAGACCATCACTTACGAAGCCGCACAG TTGGATGGTAATGGTGATGGCGAGCCTGGAGTGTTGATGACTGCTCAGACAATCACCTCTGAATCTCTGTGTACTACTACAACCACACACATTACCAag ACGTTAAAGGGCGGCCTATCAGAGACGAGGATTGAGAAACGCATCGTCATTACTGGCGACTGCGACATCGACCACGACCAG GCACTGGCCCAGGCCATTAAGGAGGCCAAAGAGCAACATCCTGACATGTCTGTTACCAGAGTGGTGGTTCATAAAGAAACTGAactggctgaggaggaggattgA
- the epb41l2 gene encoding band 4.1-like protein 2 isoform X1 — translation MTTEAGSETEVKEKAEESAAQPDQSEKVTEETQEVANAEGEEKEKEKEKEKEGKDGKGISRYLPTWLKKQKSQSQTSPTKEFPPTEEAVSPVAQEEEGPAPEVNGHAEEVEEKEAVKSEQVQEKEAESHSNASADTEPAKEEKVEESAEKSPEETKETTEGEGAEEDKKEQEDEVQGEGEGGTEEGQTSIFQSPLRLVRKTKMKLVVCHVTLLDGTDFTCEVEKRAKGQYLFFKVCEHLNLMEKDYFGLIYKDSHEQKCWLDPTKEIKRQIRSNNWQFAFNVKFYPPDPSLLTEDITRYLLCLQLREDVASGRLPCSFVTHALLGSYTLQAELGDCEPDQPRPLDYISQLTFAPNQNKEMEEKILELHKSHRGMTPAQADAQFLENAKKLSMYGVDLHHAKDSEGVDIMLGVCANGLLVYKDRLRINRFAWPKILKISYKRNNFYIKIRPGETEQFESTVGFKLQNHRSAKRLWKVCVENHSFFRLNAPEPPTKARFLTLGSKFRYSGRTQAQTRLASSLIDRPAPNFERTSSKRISRSLDGAPVISITEAGRDTAENGREHRLELHSDSKVKEVDLSPGDVEATSTQSLGASEVSLSQDHDKTQDEVLKHQASISQLKRSFMEAPPPSPPQPNLWEKRLTSSPATTIRVQQQQVSLEEEIASVLFSRHSCTGFDSAAEAACSVPELTLDAVITTCSSTTSTTAPQGLLISPTTTLSATEVNVPQMEAAADDSTISDTKEPAKTTEVEIEETVVVQEVSKTTKPGLVTVTTSSPAGPPAEQETREPEVKVEEEVVIAEEAKAAKQESISSESESEEEAEYHPNVPVSISHTQILEEKEEDEEQEKKEEDKTGEQSISVPDTSLPSVITYPAEEITQEVEESRKEDTVPEKKNNAEEEKECERETEESTDDPMVTPDEAPNGLPLPEEAVQGLVTHAEEEEEPRMNGEASLVEAEHRPQVICCSEPPVVKTEMVTISDTFAAQKTEIATKEVPIVHTETKTITYEAAQLDGNGDGEPGVLMTAQTITSESLCTTTTTHITKTLKGGLSETRIEKRIVITGDCDIDHDQALAQAIKEAKEQHPDMSVTRVVVHKETELAEEED, via the exons atgacaacagaagcAGGCTCTGAAACAGAGGTGAAGGAGAAAGCAGAAGAGTCAGCTGCTCAGCCGGACCAATCAGAGAAGGTAACAGAAGAAACCCAGGAAGTAGCGAacgcagagggagaggagaaggagaaagaaaaggagaaggagaaagaggggaaagacGGAAAAGGAATATCTCGATACCTGCCAACATGGCTTAAGAAGCAGAAATCTCAAAGCCAG ACCTCTCCAACCAAGGAGTTCCCACCCACAGAGGAAGCCGTTAGCCCGGTGgcacaggaagaggagggcCCTGCCCCAGAAGTGAACGGTCACGCAGAGGaagtggaagagaaggaggcagTCAAGTCAGAGCAAGTGCAGGAAAAAGAGGCAGAATCTCATTCCAACGCCAGCGCAGACACTGAG CCTGCCAAGGAAGAGAAGGTGGAAGAGAGTGCTGAGAAAAGTCCCGAAGAGACCAAGGAGAcaacagagggagaaggagcagaggaggataAGAAGGAGCAGGAAGACGAGGTGCAAGGTGAAGGGGAGGGAGGAACAGAAGAAGGCCAGACTTCCATTTTCCAGTCTCCTCTTCGCCTTGTGAGGAAGACCAAGATGAAACTGGTGGTGTGTCATGTGACCCTACTGGACGGGACCGACTTCACCTGTGAGGTGGAG AAACGAGCAAAGGGCCAGTACCTGTTCTTTAAGGTGTGTGAGCACCTTAATCTAATGGAAAAGGACTACTTTGGACTGATATACAAGGACAGCCATGAACAGAAG TGTTGGCTGGATCCCACTAAGGAAATCAAGAGACAGATCCGCa GTAACAACTGGCAGTTTGCATTCAATGTCAAGTTCTACCCTCCTGACCCCTCACTGCTCACTGAAGATATTACCAG GTACCTGTTGTGCCTGCAGCTCCGTGAAGATGTGGCTTCTGGACGACTGCCTTGCTCATTTGTAACTCACGCTCTGCTGGGGTCATACACATTGCAG GCAGAGCTCGGTGACTGTGAACCCGACCAGCCTCGGCCGCTGGACTACATTAGCCAGCTGACCTTTGCTCCCAATCAGaacaaagagatggaggagaagattCTTGAACTCCACAAGTCCCACAG GGGAATGACACCAGCACAGGCTGATGCCCAGTTTCTAGAAAATGCCAAGAAACTGTCCATGTATGGAGTGGACCTGCACCATGCTAAG GATTCTGAGGGTGTGGACATCATGCTAGGTGTGTGTGCCAACGGACTCCTGGTTTACAAAGACAGACTTCGGATAAATCGTTTTGCTTGGCCCAAAATACTCAAGATTTCATACAAGAGGAACAACTTCTACATTAAGATCAGACCAGGAGAG ACGGAGCAGTTTGAGAGCACAGTGGGATTCAAACTCCAGAATCATCGATCTGCCAAAAGGCTGTGGAAAGTCTGCGTGGAGAATCACAGTTTCTTCAG GTTAAATGCTCCAGAACCTCCAACCAAGGCTCGCTTCTTGACTCTGGGTTCTAAGTTCCGCTACAGCGGACGAACACAGGCCCAGACCCGCCTGGCCAGCTCCCTTATAGACCGACCTGCACCCAACTTTGAACGCACCTCCTCAAAACGCATCAGCCGCAGTCTGGATGGAG CACCAGTGATCAGCATTACTGAGGCCGGCAGGGACACAGCTGAGAACGGACGTGAGCACCGCCTGGAGCTCCACTCTGACTCTaag GTTAAGGAGGTGGACTTAAGCCCTGGTGATGTTGAAGCTACATCTACCCAG TCACTTGGAGCCAGTGAGGTTTCCCTCTCTCAG GACCATGATAAGACTCAAGACGAGGTTCTGAAACACCAAGCTAGCATTAGCCAGCTAAAACGCTCCTTTATGGAGGCgccacctccctctcctcctcagcccaACCTGTGGGAGAAACGTCTCACCTCCTCTCCCGCTACAACGATACGTGTTCAACAGCAACAAGTG AGCCTTGAAGAGGAGATAGCGTCTGTACTTTTCAGTAGACACTCTTGCACTGGCTTTGACTCAGCTGCTGAGGCTGCCTGCAGTGTTCCCGAACTGACACTAGATGCTGTTATAACCACATGTTCATCTACTACCTCCACTACAGCGCCGCAAGGGCTTCTTATCTCCCCAACTACTACGCTCTCTGCTACTGAG GTGAATGTGCCCCAAATGGAAGCAGCTGCAGATGATAGTACGATCTCTGATACCAAAGAACCTGCTAAG ACAACTGAAGTTGAAATCGAAGAAACCGTTGTCGTCCAAGAGGTTTCCAAAACAACCAAACCTGGACTTGTCACAGTTACAACCAGCTCTCCTGCAGGCCCACCTGCAGAGCAGGAAACAAGAGAGCCGGAAGTGAAGGTTGAAGAGGAAGTAGTGATAGCAGAGGAAGCAAAAGCAGCAAAGCAGGAGAGCATTTCATCCGAGAGCGAGAGCGAGGAAGAAGCAGAGTACCACCCAAATGTCCCTGTATCCATCTCGCATACGCAAATCctagaggagaaggaagaggatgaagagcaggagaagaaagaggaggataaGACGGGGGAGCAGAGCATTTCAGTTCCAGACACTTCCCTTCCATCTGTAATCACTTATCCCGCAGAAGAAATCACTCAAGAGGTAGAGGAGTCCAGAAAAGAGGACACAgtgccagagaagaagaacaatgcagaggaggagaaagaatgtgagagggagacagaggaaagcACCGACGATCCAATGGTCACACCTGATGAAGCTCCCAATGGTCTCCCCCTGCCTGAGGAGGCTGTGCAGGGGTTGGTCACCCacgcagaggaagaggaggagcccAGAATGAACGGAGAAGCCTCTCTGGTTGAAGCAGAGCACCGGCCACAGGTTATTTGTTGCTCTGAG cCACCTGTGGTAAAGACAGAAATGGTGACTATATCAGACACGTTTGCAGCCCAGAAAACTGAGATAGCAACAAAAGAAGTGCCCATCGTACATACGGAAACCAAGACCATCACTTACGAAGCCGCACAG TTGGATGGTAATGGTGATGGCGAGCCTGGAGTGTTGATGACTGCTCAGACAATCACCTCTGAATCTCTGTGTACTACTACAACCACACACATTACCAag ACGTTAAAGGGCGGCCTATCAGAGACGAGGATTGAGAAACGCATCGTCATTACTGGCGACTGCGACATCGACCACGACCAG GCACTGGCCCAGGCCATTAAGGAGGCCAAAGAGCAACATCCTGACATGTCTGTTACCAGAGTGGTGGTTCATAAAGAAACTGAactggctgaggaggaggattgA